Below is a genomic region from Henckelia pumila isolate YLH828 chromosome 3, ASM3356847v2, whole genome shotgun sequence.
agttcgagttcgaatgacttaaagtgtttgaagttgaatcaagaataccttcaagtagcactgattgaaataagcagaatttgatgtcagatttggacagcttgtagttgatcaagaattgaCAGAGTGTCAGCTATTTGAATCAGAAatgcaggtatgaatagacattaataagatgggcagaataactcgagattgttttgcttatcgagttgcctaaaatcacatacttgcctgtttttatatatgttatggtttacgtttacataaatgggatagattattcaggatagctattttcttgaatttcccagaacatttatgtaaatgtttacctgTGTAAGCTGATTTGTATTATttgctgtattgaacatgttttacatgttttatgagatGCTTGCAGATTTATTGCTATCTTTATGTGATTAGCTGCTTTGTTTTGCTTAGTTGGTTATTGAGCAAGTGTTCAAagtgttttatagcttttaatgcatacagcttatgttgcattcatcttgaactccagccttaatagcacagagggcagtcatcgcctagagtgcagatgatgtttggagagctgtagtgagtggcatggaatgtagatttatttctagagtcagcttgactcatggcacagaatatggatttatgttcagagccagaagactcactatagttgcaccaaagtcagaggagtaaaatacttgatgctgcctcgaatgggagtgtcggtAGTTTGAGagctattttattcctcgggatcccaaagaaccaagctttattggtatcagctttgctagcctattccttggcacatgcattgcatttatgcattaacctagagacttctatggtttagattatgcgtttataaatgctagcatgttatgttaattCAAGATGTGAATTAGTTATATGTTTagatgatgtatatgcatgctatttatactgagatttattctcaccggagctatccggctgttgctttgtttgtatgtgtgcattgcatcaggtttggggcatgagcgagtcaaatgtggcttggatagctcaagattgagaaagattagcatgtggtgacttcgggctaagaatagattactgtcaaatgcatgttagaaagtgttgatttagtttgagcttagaaaacttagaattgagtttattgtattgcatcttagaaacatgtatgcgattattgttatgtctagatatgcatgtgtttatgcttcggacatattgagattatgtatgcaatttttcagatttgaaatagccctagcaactttgatctttgttgtagcctttgataagttttgtaaatttctgcaccgacccttcttggtagaataagcataactttttactgaaaactctgattagggTGAGGTTGGTGGCATTAAAAAGCTAAGACAAagatctacaacttttatgtttatcattttaccagattctgtccgaaacctatgcgcgggcgcgcctgaagtgGGGCACGGGCGCGCGTGGGgttctggaaaaaaaaaatttggtttgaatattcttttattatatgattaattgttgattaatcgtttattgtcttaagatgagattagcaacccgaggtccccacaataactaacctgggtttcttcctttttatttcaccgtgatttctgaccagaaaacctgggctgctatatggtgaaactccttctttgattagaccaaggtccaaatgttccttgataatcattctcatattcCTTTGATCTATTATGTtaatcgggataggcttatatctgacgaattcatactctttgccttcttttagagtaagactggctttgagttgatttttatcccaccatgccaaagaatgctcgttgtaactttctttgagcctttttttgacatcttcaagggataccttattttctaactctatatctctgtgatttagagttaccttgagaagctccatatcctctatttggagttcttgttatgttgttatttttaacatggtttctccaaaccttcttggatctttcatttttgggtgaaaaagttgtcatttatcaccacgctggctgcgaaatattatcggcaattgtcgataaaaagcaatcttgagtctttgaatgataattttatgTTCACagattgtagtgaacataagtcttcttgactcattgtcttgtgtgtacttcttaaacatttgtaagaagttatttcctaacaggatatcagctcctgtatcatggaaatagattggtggtgtctttaccttgtaccaaggtgtttgacctgctcctcccatcAGGATCTCTGATTGTTTTATTCCGTtgtaaagaattaaaattcttcgagataaatctcgtccagcaattttaggcaattcttcttcacattcttcaggaaaGACTCCtttttttgctgtacaaattcctgcttccgagtcaatataagctgcaaagtattcaaccttatattgttcatacagcatccctatcggaatgtatatggagaaatgacttgttgtcatttaaagggattactaaatggccctgccatttttaacagagtGTGTTGTAACTCattaatccgattaagactattcacctttagtttttctaaggcctcacagaaggtagagtatggttactcctttctacttctTTAATGcgatctagtaaatcatgttcatgacttactaatttcaacagttgcttctttagggtttagggtttagggttttttttttttttaaaaaaaaaacaccgctGGGAGCGGGGGGTTAGGGTTTAGgggttagggtttagggtttagggtttaggggttagggtttagggtttagggttttttttttttaaaaaaagaaaaggtgGCAGCGCCacttattttataaatacagcAGAACAAACACCAACTAGAgagggggactaggccaagacctctcCAAAGGAAACAAAAGAACATCAGAGCATAAAACATAAAAGACTACAAGagtccaaaatacaaaatataacaTCAGTGGGCAAATATAAACCTGCAGAAATCACCCACCTAATAAAACCAACATAAAAACAGCTACTCAAGGAGGACGCCCTGAGGGAGCacgctgtttttttttttgttttttttttaaaaaggaaacaccgccggaagcgggggggttaggcagacccctacctgtatataaaaacaaaaaaagcgagacaaataaaacctaacgggggagggggactaggccaagacctccccaAAAGGCTATACAGAGGAAATAATAACACCAGAGCAGCTAGGGTATCGGCAAAAAATACAACCAACATAACCCTAGGAAATAAGTAAGTACAAACAAGAAACCTAGACAACTAACTAAGTCATCTACAGCAGCCATCCTGAGCAGCAAAAAGCCAGCAGAAAACCACAGCCCGAACTCAGCAAAATCCAAATCCGACACTGAGGCGCGAAAGAGTGGCTGGCGTCATCCAGGACTGGACTAAAAGATCTGATCTACGCTAGAAATATGTCCAGAAGTCACGATCAGCTGGGGAGTTCGGGTTTAGGGTTCAGGGTTCAGGGTTCAGGGTTCAGGGTtcagggtttagggtttagggtttagggtttgccatgaactctattcctttttcaaggcgtttccatggtttatggtcctctaAAAACTCTAggccaaacgagagtggtaaccttcctcttgtatttttttttctagaaccagaagtgtgttctagatttatgattttgagtttgaagatcctttagtgttccaagaattttttcttgttttttaaggatttcttcaatttgccgaggtatttcatacaactgtttgctgtaatattgtaccgtcttttgaatttctctaagatctccggagaatttagaggaatctggggtaatctctaaaaattgagagtttgAAATCATTTTTCGTTATCTCTTCAAAATTGAGAACATTTATCACAACCtattgtaagtaatctattgtgaatagatttacttgtttataggatttcatatgaataaaatcctcttgattcaaaccttcgtttgaagtcatcttttgtaaaaaatcttctcctcaacaaagaaaagtttgaattaacgaataatattacgtctgaataattaacctaagactctgataccatttttacggataattctttgtaccataattaagcacaaaatcttcagattttagcataaagtctttagattttaagcacaaataaacataaatcaagtacaagaattaaacatttaattattcaagtttggtggtcctagggagcTATTGCAAAAAATCTTATGGGTAGGGAGCTAGGTTAATGTCAAGTTTAGGTTTGAAGATTTATCACCGATTTGCTCTTTAAATAATCCATATTTGTGAATAGTATTActgtttatttaaaaaaataacacaaaaatacTTTTTAGACCGTCttcaatttttataaaaaaatatttttttaattacaaattggtgggagtttttttttattttactatcTTCTATTTAAAAAGATTTATGTCATTACATCATAAGAACGTTTCGCGATAATTTTCTGCATTTTAAATTTACTatccttttaaaaaatatagcataaatttaaatttttatatatttaataaccaTGCATGCTTTTCCTTATATTAGGTGAGAGCTCTTATAATTCTTGTCAATagatctctcttttttttttttttgaaacgatCAATAGATCTCTCTTAATAGTTTTAGAATTGCATATTATTCTCTCCGTCCCATATATAATGTCTTCTTTGgattttcacacagattaagaaaaatgtattgggaaagcaaattttatataaatttattattttatccctatttaatgtattaaaaaatgattgcacaattttcaaagtgtagttaataggggtatattagtaaaaaagtgtaaaaaaatattactaaatatggtatatgaatatatatttgggacaaataaaaaagaaaacatgAACAATATAATTGGGATGGAGGGAGTAATTTAATGggcttgatttatttttattaggtCATCTTATAATTTTACAAACAATAGGGACCACTGTGGCATTATCAACATATCAAAGGAGCAATTTGAAATTACAGTAATTTGGTCAAGCGGCCCCCGAAGGGTTTAGCTAGGGCTTATCGATAGGGGTTCTTGCCTGCACTTTCATTTCAACCTAGCTAGCTCACTCTCACTCTTTCATATTTCTAGAATTGACATTGAGAGATTGATCAAGCAATTCGATAATCGGCATGTGGACACTCCGCAGAGCTTCTATTTATCTCAAGTAATCGTTCTTTATCTGCTTCACTGTGGCTTTGGAtcgcagttttttttttttttaattttgggtttACGGTAATGTGTTTTGATTGTTCATGGGCACTCGAAATCTTGAGTGAAGGAAAAATTCATGCATAcctacttatttttttttatttttatgtttattgatATGCTTGCATTCTATGCTATTTATGTGGTGTGTGTTATGTGTGGGAATTGGGTTTTTGCGTTTGAGCTGAAAACATTTCAGCAACTTTCAGTCGGTGATTGAAAGAAAACGGTgagaaaatagtttttttttaaaaaaaaaattattctggGATAAATGTTTAGTGTTCCTTTTATGTACATACTGGTGATGATAATGGATCTGTGCTGGAGATTGGTTATAATCAGCCCCACATTTCGTGATATATGTGTGCAAGCTTTAAGCTTTTCTGTGTCATTGTTTGTGTGGATGCGGTGCGTTTTGAGTAATTATATTGGAAAGCTTACTTTTGGTAATTGTGGGGAAAAATAAAGCTGTCTTAGCTTTCTTTACTCAGGAGATTATCTAGATTTTGTGGCATGCCATAATGCAAGCATTTCATCAATTTTCTGTGGAAGTGCGTACTTAAAAAGCAACTAGGTGTCAAATTGACGTGATCAAGTGTTTCTATACTATTAAGCTCATGCAGTTGAacctaaaaaaaatgtttttccaCCAGTATTTTATTCCTCATATTCCGTGAATTCTGATCTGGTGGTCTTTGGATGATGGTCTTGACTCTTGACTAATCCAGTGTTTGTGTTATGGTTAATCTGCAGAGACATTAGAATAGaataatgtatttataaagAGAGTTGCTTTTTTTTTAATGAGGAATTCTTTGGAATGATCTCAATTAGATGTTACTTGTTGGTTATCTTTTATTCTTTTTGTTATTCCTCCTATCAGAATTTTAATTTACTTTACCCTTTTGTGTATTCCAAATGGTTTTTGTCTTTGCCAATGGGTATTAGGGATTGTTCTTTGGATAACTGTAATCAATAATATAGATGAAGAACCATCTATTATCTGAACCGCTTCTCTGTTTTATTCTTAAAGCGAAAGTTTTTGGCTCCCAAAGAGGGTTTTTAATGTTTAGTGAACTTCTGGAAACTGTGGTGGTGAACATTTAAGATCAATGGAATATATTTTGTCTACGTGTTTGTTACACTTAAGGAAACCGTAGTGATGTTAGTAGTTTTTTCATGGTGAAATGGCTCGTATTGTTTCTGACgtctttttattaatatatatgtttttgcTATAGAAATCGGGGATTACGTTATGGAGTTTCTCAGATTTGCTGTGTGACATCAGAAATCTCAACCCGACATTTGGAAAATTGTTATGCTGGTTTTACGGAACCTCGAGAAAAGTTATTAGATGGATTTCTGTCTACTGCAAGATTCTACAACACTTCTACTTCTAAGTCGTTTACAGAAATTCGGACATTTTCTTCTCAAGCTGGTCCAAACAGTAGTAGAGAGGATGATGATGACTTGGAAGATGGTTTTTCTGATCTCGAAACTCCTCATGGTCTGGTTCAAGAAACTGTATCTGGAAATGAGAACGGTGATGGGTCAATCTCTGAGTCGGAGCTGTCGGAAGAGGTAGATGCAGATGACATGCAAAAGGAGTTGGAGGTTTTAGGTGATGAGACTGGTGTTGGAGAAAGAAAATCTACCAAAAGGAGAGCTACTTCAGCAATGACTAGAGTTATCCTAGCTGCTTCCTCATCGATAAGTTATATTTTGGATAAATGGATTGAAGAAGGAAATAAAGTGACCCAAGCAGATGTCTCGATATGCATGCTTGAACTTCGGAAACGGCGACTGTTCGTCAGGGCCCTGCAGGTTGTTTTTATAATATTTCATTGCAACTTTGTCATGCTCATTATATTTATTCTTCATTTATCCTTCTATGCAGTCTTGTTATCTAACAATAGCAGCAATTATTGGTGGCACCATTCTAATAGTGTTGTATAGcagattattttttattaaaggGAAGAAGGAATCCATCATTTGTAGTAGGGATATAAGGTGACTATAGGCTACAGCTGGCGCTTCTCGAGCTTAGGATTTTTCGAGCTCAACCTCAATTTATTATCACATAAGAAAACTATGTAAAGATCATGAAAGTATACATGAGCTCAACTTCTGTGTGGTCTGAGTTTGTGAATATGTTTATTAAAGATTTTGTGAACCCAAGCTAAGCTTGTGTACCTACCCGAGCTCAAGTTTGAGGTCCTTTGTTTTCTGCTCAACAACCTTAAACATGAGATCGATTGATTTACACCCTTAATCATTGTCTGTTAGTATACAAGGGCATGAAAGATGCATATATGCATATGAACTCATTGGAGTACAGAAAATTCAGTATGGCACTCATTTTATTTTCCTACGCTGCAGCTGTCAGAATGGTTGGAGACGTCTAAGCATATTGATTTTATTGAGAGCAATTATGCTTCTCGTGTTGATCTAATTGCCAAAGTACGCGGTTTTCAAAAGGCAGAGGCATACATTGAGCAGATTCCAGACTCTTATCGAGGTGAATTGGTCTATCGTACTCTGCTGGCGAACTCTGTTTTTCTGCTGAATACAAAGAAAACTGAggatttattcaataaaatgaAGAGTTTAGGATTACCTGTTACAAGCTTTTCTTGCAATCAATTGCTTCTTCTATACAAGAAAACTAATAAGAAGAAAATCGCCGATGTTCTACTGTTGATGGAGAAAGAAAACATCAAGCCATCCCATTTTACTTACCAGATTTTGATTGATGTGAAAGGGCAGTCTAGGGATATTTCTGGAATGGAACAAATTGTTCAGACGATGAATGCTGAAGGCGTGAAACCTAGTACTCAACTTTTGGCATCCATTGCACGATACTATGTCACTGCAGGGTTAAAAGATAAGGCTGAGACGGTATTAAAAGAAATTGAAGGAGATGCTATAAAGAAAAATCCATGGGTTTGTCGATGGTTGCTCCCGATTTACGCTTCCCTCGGAAGGGAGGACGAAGTTGGGAGAATCTGGAAAGTTTGTGAATCCAATCCGAATATTGAAGAGTGTATAGCAgccattgaagcttggggacAGCTCAAGAAAATTGATAATGCTGAAGCAGCTTTTGATAAAATGTTGGAAAAATCCAAGAGACCCAACTCAAAGCATTTTTCTGCTCTCCTAAGGGTGTATGCAAATCATAAGATGCTGACGAAGGGGAAGGAACTAGTGAAGCGAATGGGAGAAACTGGTTGCACAGTTGGGCCGCTCACTTGGGACGCTCTCGTGAAGCTTTATGCTGGAGCTGGAGAAGTTGAGAAAGCAGACTCTATACTTGAAAAGGTTGTTAGCCAGAAAAAGGGAAGGCCCCTCTTTACTTCCTATTTCGCGATCATGGATGGGTATGCAAAGAAAGGGGACGTACACAATGCCGAGAAGCTCTTCCTAAAGATTAAACAGGCTGGGTATGTTCCGGGGCTCTCTCAATATTATTCACTTCTTCAGGCTTACACAAAAGCCAAGGTTCCAGCTTATGGATTCCGCGAGAGGATGAAAGCCGATAATGTTTTCCCAAACAAAGCATTGATCATGCAATTGGACCGAGTTAGCACAGTTCAAAAGTCGACGCTATCCGCGTTGCTTGAGTAAAGGATATGTTACCGTTTTGTGATTCTTGTGGGTCTGTACTGGCTTGTAGACTACTGTGAGTAGTTAATTTTTGGATTGAaagttctattttttttttctggtttGTTTCTTATTTTACTGTGTGTTTGAAGATGATGATTGTCTTCAATGCAATTATATACGTAAATCAATGGAACATGATAAATTTGCTGACGAAGTTGAACTAGGAAAATACCACACCGATATTTGATGGGATTTGGAAATGAGAGGATTTCATGGAAATGTATAAATTATTCATAATTTTGGAATTTTGCCtaagataaataatttttgatattatttataaataacttacttataaatttttaatctttattttaatcttgataaatatacaatcatatttACAAAATATGATTAAGAAACTAGGTATTTTAAAataagtaataataataatatcatcaaatATATGTCAAATCAAATTCTTAAATAACAATTTGAATTTTCatccaacaaaaaaaattttaaacacgTATTTAAAATCcattttcaatttcaaaatcGTAACACAATGaggcttttgtttttatttatttatacacAACAAAATTTCATGAGATTATTTCGTCATTTCTTCGACGACCCGATGAAttaatgaaaaattattaactttttatttcaaaaatattatattttccaGACCCATGATTTTTCCTGCGCAGACGAGATCCATGTGCGTATATAGGGGTGATCAAACTCGTATTTCTGCTCTCACCCAATTCACACGCTTGTTTCAGTAGTTGTGGATTTTGCTCCTGATTGAAGGGCTCATTCTATGGTGGTCGTGTTCTGTAATGCTACGAACAGTTCGGCGAAAAATTGAAGCTTAAACTTTTTTTTACCGCAGGTTTGCGTTTTATACATTATTTTTAGCAAATGGGCAAGAATTACCTGTTTGATTTGTGTGGAAGAAAGTGCCGCATGGGACCAATCGTACCGCAGAGTGGCTTCATTTATTCGTGATGAAAACTGTGTGTGTGAAATATTTCACAAATCTTTCTATCTGCGGTCGATTTTTGAGATGTTGCTCATCATTTGCCACTTGACTTGACACTTTTTTCGCCCCCAAACCTTTCAAAATCTAaacttggtttttttttaattgagagGGCAAATATGGCTGATTGGTCTAAACTTCCTTATGATATCATTCACATGGTTGCTAAATACCTAGAGGCTATTGAGGACTTCGTTGCATTTTCTGCTGTTTGTCATTCCTGGAGATCAGTGTATTTGGCGAGACAATGGTTTCCTGGTCGTCAAGTTCCCTGGTTAATGCTCTCCGACATTGAGAATAGtgagagaatttttgtgagcttatCTAGAAATAAAGTTCATAGCTTTGAGCTACCTGAGGCTCATTGTAAGCAGTGCTTTGGATCTTCTTCAATTTGGCTTCTCACCATAGGAAATGACTTTAAAATGCATCTTTTGAATGCGTTTACTCGTGTTCGTTTGGACCTCCCAACGAAGTCCTCACTTCAGGTTCACTTCGATAACATTCAACCCTGGTATCATTGCATAGACAAGGTTCTTGTTGTGAACAAGCCATTTACTTCATTTGAAAATGAAGACGACTTGTTGGTTGTGATAATTTATGGCCCTCTGAATCAGTTGGCATTCTCTAGACCTGGTTTCAGTTCTTGGATAACTGTTAATGCTACCTCTCCTGGTGGTGGGTTTAGGGATATTGCGTACGTGAACAATCAGTTCTTCGCTCTCCGTGACTTGGGACATTTAGTGATTGTTGACATTGATGGTCCACATCCTCCCAAGATAATTTGGGTTGCGATGTCACCTTGGTGGAGTCTGAGTCCTCCATTTTTGGTCGAATCATGTGGAGATCTGTTGTTGGTTTACCAATGCAAGATTCACAATGATCGGAAGTCTTCGATGAAGTCAGTAAGTTTTGTTATCTACTCTTTTGATTTTAGTAAGAGGCAGTGGATTCGGATACACAACTTGAAGAATCGTGTGATATTCGTTGGTGATAATTGCTGTACGTCTATTTGTACATCTGAGCTTGTTTACTGCAAACACGACAGTATTTACTTTGTAGCAGATCGAGACAAACGATGGAGAACAGATAGTGCGCATTGTGTGGATCTTTTTGTGTATAACATGGACAACGGAATTGTGGAACCCCTTTCCTTCGATATCCCGAAGCATTATTCTTGTTCGCTTTGGGTCATGCCTACCCTGTTCTAGATCGAGTTTCCATCTTGCACATCCTGTTTGATCTTTGCTCAGGTTCTAATGGACGGAAAGAAAGGAGAGAGGGATCTTACATAAATATCATGCATGCCTGATACTGCTGTAGATATCTAAACTTGACGTCTATTTTGGAGCAGATGTATTGTAATGTACCTGGAACGATTATACAGTGTTAAGGTCGTTATATTTGCTTCTGATTTCACCTTATTTTCATCGTAAAGCATATTTCTGGTTTCCGTGCTCCTTTTCGCTATTCAATTGATTTAAACAGGTCTTCCATGTGATCAAGACATCAAGTACATCAGACAACTGGTCTCTAGCTCCCAAGCAAAGGCAAAACCAGGGAAACACACAGGCATACGCTTTTCAATAGTGTAGTAGCCTCCCACTTGACGTGCATGAGACTCGAAACCTGACCCAAATGCAAACCCATAAGCAGCTTGTGCATCTCTAGAATTTGAGGATGATTGCACAGAATCATATGCACTCGTACACATCCTTGATATATTTGTCCATTTTGGTGTCCAATGCCTGATTGCGATTGTTTCTTTTTTAGTGCTAGTGTTGACTGATGTTTGGATGATACCCGATACTATTTGTAAAACTAAAAGTTAAATGTTGAAGTCATCACTCATTGCCAAAACAGAGTCAGAgagttgaaaaagaaaaagaaatatatCACTAACATTTAAAACATTCAAGGTACAATTTTGATTGAAGGAG
It encodes:
- the LOC140890474 gene encoding pentatricopeptide repeat-containing protein At1g80270, mitochondrial-like, producing the protein MWTLRRASIYLKNRGLRYGVSQICCVTSEISTRHLENCYAGFTEPREKLLDGFLSTARFYNTSTSKSFTEIRTFSSQAGPNSSREDDDDLEDGFSDLETPHGLVQETVSGNENGDGSISESELSEEVDADDMQKELEVLGDETGVGERKSTKRRATSAMTRVILAASSSISYILDKWIEEGNKVTQADVSICMLELRKRRLFVRALQLSEWLETSKHIDFIESNYASRVDLIAKVRGFQKAEAYIEQIPDSYRGELVYRTLLANSVFLLNTKKTEDLFNKMKSLGLPVTSFSCNQLLLLYKKTNKKKIADVLLLMEKENIKPSHFTYQILIDVKGQSRDISGMEQIVQTMNAEGVKPSTQLLASIARYYVTAGLKDKAETVLKEIEGDAIKKNPWVCRWLLPIYASLGREDEVGRIWKVCESNPNIEECIAAIEAWGQLKKIDNAEAAFDKMLEKSKRPNSKHFSALLRVYANHKMLTKGKELVKRMGETGCTVGPLTWDALVKLYAGAGEVEKADSILEKVVSQKKGRPLFTSYFAIMDGYAKKGDVHNAEKLFLKIKQAGYVPGLSQYYSLLQAYTKAKVPAYGFRERMKADNVFPNKALIMQLDRVSTVQKSTLSALLE
- the LOC140887692 gene encoding F-box protein SKIP23-like; this translates as MADWSKLPYDIIHMVAKYLEAIEDFVAFSAVCHSWRSVYLARQWFPGRQVPWLMLSDIENSERIFVSLSRNKVHSFELPEAHCKQCFGSSSIWLLTIGNDFKMHLLNAFTRVRLDLPTKSSLQVHFDNIQPWYHCIDKVLVVNKPFTSFENEDDLLVVIIYGPLNQLAFSRPGFSSWITVNATSPGGGFRDIAYVNNQFFALRDLGHLVIVDIDGPHPPKIIWVAMSPWWSLSPPFLVESCGDLLLVYQCKIHNDRKSSMKSVSFVIYSFDFSKRQWIRIHNLKNRVIFVGDNCCTSICTSELVYCKHDSIYFVADRDKRWRTDSAHCVDLFVYNMDNGIVEPLSFDIPKHYSCSLWVMPTLF